One genomic segment of Acinetobacter sp. C26M includes these proteins:
- the nuoC gene encoding NADH-quinone oxidoreductase subunit C/D, whose product MAETDIAMPESTPVDSRPAFAIVEELKTKFGENFYVQTTFEEFPTVWVERARVQEVLMFLRKVERPYVMLFDLSAVDERLRVHRDGLPASDFTVFYHLLSLERNSDIRIKVALNENDLSIPTATNIWPNANWYEREAYDMFGIDFAGHPMLRRILLPTYWEGHPLRKEYSARATEYTPYMQDQAKQDFEQEHLRFVPEDWGLKRGNDDEDFMFLNLGPNHPSAHGAFRVVLQLDGEEVKDCVPDIGYHHRGVEKMAERQTWHSFIPYTDRVDYLGGCAQNMPYVMAVEQLAGIKVPERAQVIRVMLNELFRINNHLLFCGTAIQDAGGMTPVFYMFADRQKVYDIVEAITGYRMHPAWFRIGGTAHDLPNNWQKLVKELLEWMPKRLNEYYTAALKNSVFIGRTRNVAQYDAKSALAWGVTGTGLRATGIDFDVRKYRPYSGYENFDFDIPVEYEGDAYARVLVHFREITESLKIIQQCLDNMPSGPYKADHPLAVPPPKDKTLQDIETLITHFLSVSWGPVMPAGESSFMTEVVKGASTYYLTSDKSTMSYRTRIRTPTFTHLQQMPSVINGSLVSDLIIYLATIDVVMADVDR is encoded by the coding sequence ATGGCTGAAACTGACATTGCTATGCCAGAATCAACACCAGTTGATTCCCGCCCTGCATTTGCAATTGTAGAAGAGCTCAAAACCAAATTTGGTGAGAACTTCTACGTGCAGACGACTTTTGAAGAGTTTCCAACAGTCTGGGTTGAGCGCGCACGCGTGCAAGAAGTCCTCATGTTCCTCCGTAAAGTGGAACGTCCTTATGTGATGTTGTTTGACTTGTCAGCGGTAGATGAGCGTTTACGTGTTCACCGTGATGGTTTGCCAGCATCTGACTTCACTGTGTTCTATCACTTGTTATCGCTTGAGCGTAATAGTGATATTCGTATTAAAGTTGCGTTGAATGAAAATGATTTAAGCATTCCAACTGCAACCAACATTTGGCCAAATGCCAACTGGTACGAGCGTGAAGCTTACGATATGTTTGGTATCGATTTCGCAGGGCATCCAATGCTCCGTCGTATCTTGTTGCCAACCTATTGGGAAGGTCACCCATTACGTAAAGAATATTCAGCGCGTGCGACAGAATATACCCCGTATATGCAAGACCAAGCAAAGCAAGATTTCGAACAAGAACACTTACGCTTTGTACCAGAAGACTGGGGTCTAAAACGCGGTAATGACGACGAAGACTTCATGTTCCTGAACTTGGGTCCTAACCATCCATCTGCGCACGGTGCTTTCCGTGTGGTGTTACAGTTGGACGGTGAAGAAGTGAAAGACTGTGTACCTGATATCGGTTATCACCACCGTGGTGTGGAAAAGATGGCTGAACGTCAAACATGGCATTCATTCATCCCTTATACGGATCGTGTTGACTACCTCGGTGGTTGTGCGCAAAACATGCCATATGTGATGGCTGTTGAGCAGCTTGCTGGTATTAAAGTACCTGAGCGTGCGCAAGTCATTCGTGTGATGTTGAACGAATTATTCCGTATCAATAACCACTTGTTGTTCTGTGGTACAGCGATTCAGGATGCGGGTGGTATGACCCCTGTATTCTATATGTTCGCAGACCGTCAAAAAGTCTATGACATCGTTGAGGCGATTACGGGTTACCGTATGCACCCAGCATGGTTCCGTATCGGTGGTACGGCACATGACCTTCCAAATAACTGGCAAAAACTTGTTAAAGAGTTGCTAGAGTGGATGCCGAAACGTTTGAACGAGTACTACACTGCTGCACTTAAAAACTCAGTATTTATTGGTCGTACCCGCAATGTTGCGCAATACGATGCTAAATCTGCGTTGGCTTGGGGTGTAACGGGTACTGGTTTACGTGCGACGGGTATTGATTTTGATGTTCGTAAATATCGTCCATACAGTGGTTATGAAAACTTTGACTTTGATATTCCTGTGGAATACGAAGGCGACGCATATGCACGTGTCTTGGTTCACTTCCGTGAAATCACGGAGTCGTTGAAAATCATTCAACAGTGCTTGGACAACATGCCATCTGGTCCATATAAAGCGGATCATCCATTGGCTGTTCCACCACCGAAAGATAAGACATTACAAGATATTGAAACCTTGATTACGCACTTCTTGAGCGTATCTTGGGGTCCAGTAATGCCTGCTGGTGAGTCATCATTTATGACGGAAGTGGTGAAAGGCGCGAGTACTTATTATTTGACTTCAGACAAGTCAACCATGAGTTACCGTACCCGTATTCGTACACCGACATTCACTCACTTACAGCAAATGCCTTCAGTGATTAACGGCAGTTTGGTTTCTGACTTGATCATTTATTTGGCGACCATTGACGTGGTTATGGCTGACGTGGATCGCTAG
- the nuoE gene encoding NADH-quinone oxidoreductase subunit NuoE, with amino-acid sequence MMILTDKKPRVNVEGILTAEEIHEIEHHIGHYPYPRAASLDALKCVQGRNGWVDDAQMNAIAQLLTISVADLEGVATFYNRIYRQPVGRHVILLCDSIACFLMGSETLAEAFQRELGIQYGQTTADGRFTLLPICCLGNCDKGPTLMIDEDTHGLVEVSSVKQLLEKYV; translated from the coding sequence ATGATGATTTTGACTGATAAAAAACCTCGTGTGAATGTTGAAGGGATTTTGACTGCTGAAGAAATCCATGAAATTGAACATCACATTGGTCACTATCCGTACCCACGTGCAGCATCGCTTGATGCGTTGAAGTGTGTACAAGGCCGCAATGGTTGGGTAGATGATGCGCAAATGAATGCAATTGCACAATTGCTGACGATAAGTGTGGCGGATTTAGAAGGCGTAGCGACGTTCTATAACCGAATCTATCGCCAACCTGTGGGTCGTCACGTGATTTTATTATGTGACTCAATTGCGTGCTTCTTGATGGGTTCAGAAACTTTAGCTGAAGCATTTCAGCGTGAGTTGGGTATCCAGTACGGACAAACCACAGCAGATGGTCGTTTTACCTTGCTCCCAATTTGCTGCTTAGGCAACTGTGATAAAGGTCCAACTTTAATGATTGATGAAGATACTCACGGTTTAGTGGAAGTGTCATCAGTCAAACAGTTATTGGAGAAGTATGTATGA
- the nuoF gene encoding NADH-quinone oxidoreductase subunit NuoF, with amino-acid sequence MNTEPKPIYGDGNPETHPLTWRLSKQEHVRAADDYEALEGYAGFKKALGMPPKDVLEVIKAATVKGRGGAGFPAGIKWSLMAPNDGGPRYLICNADEMEPGTFKDRLLMEKLPHQLIEGMLIAGYTLEATQGYIFIRGEYIEAAQYLNEALEQVRAKGYLGDNILGTGWNFELHVHTGAGRYICGEETALINSLEGRRANPRTKPPFPQVAGAWGRPTIVNNVETYNNLPAIMLRGPEWYINLSAGKSKDPGTKIYGASGKVKFPGLWELPFGTTAREVIEEHAGGMRDGLTLKAWLPGGASTDFLAAEHIDLPMDSETIMKAGSRLGTCLLMVVDETQCMVSATRNLEEFFARESCGFCTPCRDGLPWAVKALKALEAGEGKKEDIDHLQELTRKLWIGKTFCAHAPGAMEPLMGALKYFRNEFEAKVKTHAPALDVEQA; translated from the coding sequence ATGAATACTGAACCAAAACCAATTTATGGCGACGGTAACCCAGAAACGCATCCATTAACTTGGCGTTTGAGCAAGCAAGAGCACGTCCGTGCTGCTGATGATTACGAAGCGCTTGAAGGTTATGCTGGCTTTAAAAAAGCACTCGGTATGCCGCCAAAAGATGTGCTTGAAGTGATTAAAGCTGCGACGGTTAAAGGTCGTGGTGGTGCAGGCTTCCCAGCAGGGATCAAGTGGTCATTGATGGCACCAAATGATGGTGGTCCACGCTATTTGATCTGTAATGCCGATGAAATGGAACCAGGTACCTTTAAAGACCGTTTGTTGATGGAAAAACTTCCACATCAATTGATCGAAGGGATGCTGATTGCAGGTTATACCCTTGAAGCGACTCAGGGTTATATCTTCATCCGTGGCGAATATATCGAAGCGGCTCAATACTTAAATGAAGCATTAGAGCAAGTCCGTGCCAAAGGTTACTTGGGTGACAATATCCTTGGAACAGGTTGGAACTTTGAGTTGCACGTGCACACAGGTGCAGGTCGTTATATTTGTGGTGAAGAAACTGCATTGATTAACTCGCTTGAAGGTCGTCGTGCCAATCCGCGTACTAAGCCACCATTCCCGCAAGTTGCAGGGGCATGGGGTCGTCCAACGATTGTGAACAACGTTGAAACCTACAATAACTTGCCAGCGATCATGTTGCGTGGCCCAGAGTGGTACATCAATCTTTCTGCTGGTAAGTCGAAAGATCCGGGTACCAAGATCTATGGCGCATCAGGCAAAGTCAAATTCCCTGGTCTTTGGGAACTTCCATTCGGTACAACAGCGCGTGAAGTGATTGAAGAACATGCTGGTGGTATGCGTGATGGTCTCACTTTGAAAGCATGGTTGCCAGGTGGTGCTTCGACTGACTTTTTAGCAGCTGAGCACATTGATTTGCCAATGGATTCTGAAACAATCATGAAAGCGGGTTCACGTTTAGGAACCTGTTTGTTGATGGTTGTGGATGAAACTCAATGTATGGTTTCTGCTACACGTAATTTAGAAGAATTCTTTGCACGTGAATCATGTGGTTTCTGTACACCATGCCGTGATGGTTTACCTTGGGCAGTTAAAGCGCTTAAAGCACTGGAAGCAGGCGAAGGTAAGAAAGAAGATATCGATCATTTACAAGAGCTTACTCGTAAATTGTGGATTGGTAAAACTTTCTGTGCTCACGCACCAGGTGCGATGGAGCCGCTTATGGGCGCACTTAAATATTTCCGTAACGAGTTTGAAGCAAAGGTTAAAACCCATGCTCCTGCTCTAGACGTAGAACAAGCTTAA
- the nuoG gene encoding NADH-quinone oxidoreductase subunit NuoG codes for MATIHVDGKSYEVNGSENLLQACLSLGIDIPYFCWHPSLGSVGSCRQCAVTQYANPEDTRGRLVMSCMTPAADNTFISIEDKEATDFRASIVEFLMTNHPHDCPVCEEGGHCHLQDMTVMTQHDRRRYRFTKRTHHNQELGSFIAHEMNRCIACYRCVRYYKDYAGGTDFGVYANASRVYFGRPESGTLESEFSGNLTEVCPTGVFTDKTHSARYNRKWDMQYAPSVCFGCSSGCNISPGERYGEIRRVENRFNGSVNQYFLCDKGRFGTGYVNREDRPRQPQFRNGETVATVSVDQALDQVIAQLQGKKVLGIGSPRASLESNYALRELVGQDNYSTGMSQKDQNLVELAASIMQTQGIYNPNMREIESYDAVLILGEDLTQTAPRMALSVRQAAKNKAKEMAAATRTPDWLAEPVQRIGQDAKSPIYILAATQTRLADVATGEVVASPNDIARLGFAVAAAVKGEALSGLADDAKAFAQTIADTLKAAKKPLIISGTSLQDSAIMEAAAQVAQNLGEHAGLSLTVPEVNSMGLALFGGLSLEQAFAQDYDAVVVIENDLTRRLPVAQVKAAFDKAETVIVLDHSETETLKLADIVLSAASFAEGDGTVVSQEGRAQRFYQVYDPSYYKPEYAIKESWRWLHAIETGLKGKAVDWTLLDDVIDDIVKNVPVLAAIEDVAPDAGYRIHGLKIAREPRRYSGRTAMRAPLSIHEPKQPTDIDSALTFSMEGYVGNQTASSLVPFAWSAGWNSPQAWNKYQDEVGGHLKGGDSGVRLFDRLAKRPARSYVAPSAVVVNPESFRLVPMHHIFGSGEFTIKTPAMESRIPEAMFAVGEQDATRLNVQDGQRITVKAGETSISLPVQVIEYLPTGYIGYPIGLAPTVSLAEPVSVAVGV; via the coding sequence ATGGCTACAATTCATGTCGATGGAAAATCGTATGAAGTCAACGGCTCAGAAAACTTGCTACAAGCATGTCTTAGCCTTGGCATCGACATCCCGTATTTTTGTTGGCACCCATCCTTAGGTTCAGTTGGTTCTTGTCGTCAATGTGCGGTGACTCAGTATGCGAATCCTGAGGATACACGTGGGCGTTTGGTCATGTCATGTATGACACCAGCTGCCGACAATACTTTTATCTCGATTGAAGACAAAGAAGCAACGGATTTCCGTGCATCGATTGTTGAATTCTTGATGACGAATCACCCACACGACTGTCCAGTCTGTGAAGAAGGTGGTCACTGTCATTTACAAGATATGACTGTGATGACTCAGCACGATCGTCGTCGCTATCGCTTTACTAAACGTACTCACCACAACCAAGAGTTGGGTTCGTTTATTGCGCATGAGATGAACCGTTGTATCGCGTGCTATCGTTGTGTGCGTTATTACAAAGATTATGCTGGCGGCACTGACTTTGGTGTCTATGCCAATGCATCACGTGTTTACTTCGGTCGTCCAGAGTCAGGCACTTTAGAGTCTGAATTCTCAGGTAACTTGACTGAAGTTTGTCCAACAGGTGTATTCACGGATAAGACGCATTCAGCACGTTATAACCGTAAATGGGACATGCAATATGCGCCAAGCGTATGTTTCGGTTGCTCTTCAGGTTGTAACATCTCTCCGGGTGAGCGTTATGGCGAAATCCGTCGTGTTGAAAACCGTTTCAATGGTTCAGTGAATCAATACTTCCTTTGCGATAAAGGTCGTTTCGGTACAGGTTATGTGAATCGTGAAGATCGTCCACGTCAACCGCAGTTCCGTAATGGTGAAACTGTTGCAACTGTGAGTGTTGATCAGGCACTTGATCAAGTGATTGCTCAGCTTCAAGGCAAGAAGGTATTAGGGATTGGTTCTCCACGCGCGAGCTTGGAATCTAACTACGCACTTCGTGAATTGGTTGGACAAGACAACTACTCAACAGGTATGTCTCAGAAAGACCAAAACTTGGTTGAGTTAGCTGCATCAATCATGCAAACACAGGGTATTTACAACCCGAACATGCGTGAAATTGAAAGCTATGATGCGGTGTTGATCTTGGGTGAAGACTTGACTCAAACTGCGCCACGTATGGCTTTATCGGTTCGCCAAGCTGCGAAAAATAAAGCTAAAGAAATGGCTGCTGCAACACGTACACCAGACTGGCTGGCTGAACCTGTACAACGTATCGGTCAAGATGCAAAATCACCAATCTATATCCTTGCTGCAACACAAACGCGTTTAGCGGATGTTGCGACAGGTGAAGTGGTCGCATCTCCAAATGACATCGCACGTTTAGGTTTCGCAGTTGCTGCTGCTGTTAAAGGTGAAGCGCTTTCTGGTTTAGCGGATGATGCAAAAGCATTTGCGCAAACCATTGCAGATACTTTGAAAGCGGCGAAAAAGCCATTGATTATCTCTGGTACGAGCTTACAAGATTCTGCAATCATGGAAGCTGCAGCTCAAGTTGCACAAAACTTAGGTGAACATGCGGGCTTATCATTGACTGTTCCTGAAGTGAACTCAATGGGCTTGGCGCTGTTTGGTGGCTTAAGCTTAGAACAAGCCTTTGCACAAGATTATGATGCAGTGGTTGTGATTGAAAATGACTTAACTCGTCGTTTACCAGTTGCTCAAGTGAAAGCTGCATTTGACAAGGCTGAGACTGTGATCGTACTCGATCATAGCGAAACTGAAACCTTGAAACTTGCGGATATTGTACTTTCAGCAGCAAGTTTCGCTGAAGGTGACGGTACTGTCGTGAGCCAAGAAGGCCGTGCACAACGTTTCTATCAAGTGTATGACCCAAGCTACTACAAACCTGAATATGCGATCAAAGAATCATGGCGTTGGTTACATGCCATTGAGACTGGTCTCAAAGGCAAAGCAGTGGATTGGACATTGCTTGATGATGTGATTGATGACATCGTGAAAAATGTTCCTGTGCTTGCTGCAATTGAAGACGTTGCGCCAGATGCTGGCTATCGTATCCACGGTTTGAAAATTGCACGTGAACCACGTCGTTACTCAGGTCGTACTGCAATGCGTGCGCCGTTATCGATTCACGAACCTAAGCAACCGACGGATATCGACTCTGCATTAACATTCTCTATGGAAGGTTATGTGGGGAATCAGACAGCATCTTCATTGGTACCTTTCGCATGGTCTGCGGGGTGGAACTCACCACAAGCTTGGAACAAATACCAAGATGAAGTGGGTGGTCACTTAAAAGGTGGTGATTCGGGTGTACGTTTATTCGATCGTTTAGCAAAACGTCCTGCGCGTAGCTATGTTGCACCTTCAGCTGTTGTTGTGAATCCTGAAAGCTTCCGCCTTGTGCCAATGCACCATATTTTTGGTTCTGGCGAATTCACCATTAAAACACCTGCGATGGAATCTCGTATTCCTGAAGCAATGTTTGCAGTGGGTGAGCAAGATGCGACACGCTTAAATGTTCAAGACGGTCAACGTATTACAGTGAAAGCGGGTGAAACGAGTATTAGCTTGCCAGTACAAGTGATCGAATATTTACCAACAGGTTATATTGGTTACCCAATTGGTTTAGCACCAACTGTTTCATTGGCAGAGCCTGTTTCTGTGGCGGTAGGAGTGTAA
- the nuoH gene encoding NADH-quinone oxidoreductase subunit NuoH translates to MNQEIIRQTPLWAENWPIAYSVIQAIVILLVVVLVAALMSFIERRLLALWQDRYGPNRVGPGGMFQIVADMLKIMFKEDWTPKFADKLTFRLAPAVAMATAVLSFMVIPVSPTLGVADMSIGLLFFMAMAGIAVYAVLFGGWASNNKYSLLGGLRSAAQTISYEVFLGISLMGVVAIAGSFNLREIVEAQRDMWFIIPQFLGFLIFVVAGVAVTHRHPFDQPEAEQELAEGYHVEYGGMKWGMFFVAEYVNVVLISALIVTLFFGGWLAPFNLEIPFVPPLFWFVIKTAFFVMMFVLARGSLMRPRYDQVMNFGWKVCLPLALVNLLVTGAVILMNQA, encoded by the coding sequence ATGAATCAAGAAATTATACGTCAAACGCCACTTTGGGCTGAGAACTGGCCAATCGCTTATTCAGTGATTCAGGCGATTGTGATCTTGCTGGTGGTGGTTTTAGTTGCTGCTTTGATGTCATTTATTGAGCGTCGTCTCTTGGCATTATGGCAAGACCGTTATGGTCCAAACCGTGTTGGTCCGGGTGGTATGTTCCAGATCGTTGCCGACATGCTCAAGATCATGTTCAAAGAAGACTGGACACCAAAGTTTGCTGATAAGCTGACTTTCCGTTTAGCACCAGCAGTTGCGATGGCAACTGCGGTACTTTCGTTTATGGTGATTCCTGTAAGTCCTACACTGGGCGTTGCGGATATGAGTATCGGCCTATTGTTCTTTATGGCAATGGCAGGTATTGCAGTTTATGCAGTGTTATTTGGTGGTTGGGCATCTAACAACAAATACTCATTACTCGGTGGTCTTCGTTCTGCTGCTCAAACCATTTCTTATGAAGTGTTCTTGGGTATCTCGTTGATGGGTGTGGTTGCGATTGCAGGTTCATTCAACCTTCGTGAGATTGTTGAAGCACAACGTGATATGTGGTTCATCATTCCTCAGTTCTTAGGTTTCTTGATCTTTGTGGTTGCGGGTGTTGCGGTAACTCACCGTCACCCATTCGACCAACCAGAAGCTGAACAAGAATTGGCTGAAGGTTACCATGTTGAATATGGTGGTATGAAGTGGGGGATGTTCTTCGTTGCGGAATACGTCAACGTTGTTTTGATCTCTGCTTTGATCGTGACTTTATTCTTCGGCGGATGGCTTGCACCATTTAACTTAGAAATTCCATTTGTTCCACCATTATTCTGGTTCGTGATTAAAACAGCATTCTTTGTAATGATGTTTGTCTTGGCGCGTGGCTCGTTAATGCGTCCACGTTATGACCAAGTGATGAACTTTGGTTGGAAAGTTTGTTTGCCATTGGCGTTGGTCAACTTGTTAGTGACTGGTGCTGTGATTCTGATGAATCAGGCCTAG
- the nuoI gene encoding NADH-quinone oxidoreductase subunit NuoI, translating to MYKILAGFGSIVRSLWMVFSHVTRKRDTILYPEVPGEQIAPPRYRGRIVLTRDPDGEERCVACNLCAVACPVGCISLQKAEKEDGRWYPEFFRINFSRCIFCGMCEEACPTTAIQMTPDFELGEYVRQDLVYEKENLLISGPGKYPDYNFYRVTGMAVSGKEKGQAQKESAPVDVRSLLP from the coding sequence ATGTATAAAATTCTAGCTGGCTTTGGATCGATTGTACGTTCGTTATGGATGGTGTTCAGCCATGTAACACGTAAACGTGACACGATCTTATATCCAGAAGTACCAGGTGAACAAATTGCGCCTCCACGCTATCGCGGTCGTATCGTATTAACGCGTGATCCAGATGGTGAAGAGCGTTGTGTGGCATGTAACCTTTGTGCGGTTGCATGTCCAGTGGGCTGTATTTCATTGCAAAAAGCGGAAAAAGAAGATGGGCGTTGGTATCCAGAATTTTTCCGTATTAACTTCTCACGCTGCATTTTCTGCGGTATGTGTGAAGAAGCATGTCCAACGACAGCGATTCAGATGACACCAGATTTCGAACTTGGTGAATATGTACGTCAAGACTTGGTATATGAGAAAGAAAACTTACTCATTTCTGGACCTGGTAAATATCCTGACTACAACTTCTATCGCGTAACAGGTATGGCTGTGAGCGGTAAAGAAAAAGGTCAAGCACAAAAAGAAAGTGCACCAGTAGATGTACGGAGCTTATTACCATGA
- the nuoJ gene encoding NADH-quinone oxidoreductase subunit J yields MWPFYLMALVAIVSTVRVVTNTNPVHALLSLIVSLLAVAGIFMIVGAPFAAALEIIVYAGAIMVLFVFVVMMLNLGQDTIEQESKWLTSDAWAFPALMSFLLGLILVWMLGGEYTTISAPMGTEVVGPKAVGQALFTHYLLLVEVAAMLLLAALVAAFHLGKREPGAEEDKE; encoded by the coding sequence ATGTGGCCATTTTATTTGATGGCACTTGTGGCCATTGTTTCGACAGTACGTGTTGTGACCAACACCAATCCTGTGCATGCATTACTTAGCTTGATCGTTTCTCTTCTTGCGGTTGCTGGCATTTTCATGATCGTGGGTGCGCCGTTTGCGGCTGCCCTTGAGATCATCGTTTATGCGGGTGCGATCATGGTCTTGTTCGTCTTCGTTGTCATGATGTTGAACCTTGGACAAGATACCATTGAACAAGAAAGCAAATGGTTGACTTCAGATGCTTGGGCTTTTCCTGCACTTATGAGCTTTTTATTGGGCTTAATCTTGGTGTGGATGCTCGGTGGTGAATACACCACGATTTCTGCGCCAATGGGGACAGAAGTTGTTGGTCCTAAAGCCGTTGGTCAAGCACTATTTACTCACTATCTATTATTGGTAGAAGTTGCCGCGATGTTATTGCTTGCAGCACTTGTTGCAGCATTCCACTTAGGCAAACGTGAACCAGGTGCAGAAGAGGATAAAGAATAA
- the nuoK gene encoding NADH-quinone oxidoreductase subunit NuoK produces MGHIPLEHGLIVATILFALGFYGVMVRRNLLFMLMSLEVMMNAAALAFVLAGSVWAQPDGQIMFILILTLAAAEACIGLAIVLQFYHRFHHLDVDAASEMRG; encoded by the coding sequence ATGGGACACATCCCTTTAGAACATGGTTTGATCGTTGCAACCATCCTTTTTGCACTGGGTTTTTACGGTGTAATGGTGCGACGCAACCTTTTATTTATGCTAATGAGCCTTGAGGTGATGATGAATGCTGCTGCGTTGGCATTCGTCTTGGCAGGTAGTGTTTGGGCTCAGCCAGATGGACAGATCATGTTCATTTTGATCCTGACGCTTGCTGCAGCAGAGGCATGTATTGGTCTTGCGATCGTCCTTCAGTTTTATCATCGCTTCCATCACTTGGATGTGGATGCTGCTAGTGAGATGCGCGGATGA
- the nuoL gene encoding NADH-quinone oxidoreductase subunit L: MSTLYLTVLFPLIGFILLAAGRDKLSENVAAIIGVGSVGLSALFALIAGLAFTSSGQAVFVQHLWTWFSVGGFEPGISLHLDGLSLLMTGMVTGVGFLIHIFASWYMRGEEGYARFFSYFNLFVASMLLLVLGDNLALLFLGWEGVGLCSYLLIGFYYSNPANGWAAIKAFTVTRVGDVFLLIALFLLYQQFGTLNIQYIVENAATVMTQSSSLSIWTALMLFLGAAGKSAQIPLQTWLADAMAGPTPVSALIHAATMVTAGVYLCCRMFSVMEMAPEVMQFISITGAVTLLVAGFAALVQTDIKRILAYSTMSQLGYMFMAVGAEAYQAGLFHMLAHAFFKALLFLSSGAVILACHHEQNIFKMGGLRHKIPFVFWCFVIGGGALAALPIVTVGFFSKDAILGAVYAQSTIANLPLYNTLYWVGVAGAFLTSIYTFRLIWVVFFGEEKTHAHAIHGVTYWGPLAILATLSTGIGYFLQAPVAKLLTAASIPSFVVPESLEAAVAHAEHLASGVALAGLAVGIFLFAFAYGAVKAFAQTSLGSGLAHICRTAFGFDALYDIVFVKPYLLIAKILGRDPVDGLWLVLPAIVKGGNSFTSSRQTGSLREYASSMSLGVVVLLMILIVIQVVGK; encoded by the coding sequence ATGAGTACATTATATTTAACCGTTTTATTTCCGCTCATTGGTTTTATCCTTTTAGCGGCAGGGCGTGACAAACTTTCTGAAAATGTAGCTGCCATTATTGGCGTCGGTTCAGTGGGTTTATCTGCGTTATTTGCTTTAATTGCCGGTCTTGCATTTACCAGCAGTGGTCAAGCCGTTTTTGTTCAACACTTATGGACTTGGTTCAGTGTTGGCGGTTTTGAGCCAGGTATCAGCTTACATTTAGATGGCTTGTCATTATTGATGACAGGTATGGTCACAGGTGTTGGCTTCCTGATTCACATCTTCGCATCATGGTATATGCGTGGTGAAGAAGGTTATGCGCGTTTCTTCTCTTATTTCAACCTATTCGTTGCCAGCATGTTGTTGTTGGTATTGGGCGATAACTTGGCGTTATTGTTCTTAGGTTGGGAAGGCGTAGGTCTGTGCTCTTACTTATTGATTGGTTTCTACTACTCAAACCCTGCAAATGGTTGGGCGGCAATCAAAGCATTCACAGTAACACGTGTGGGTGACGTATTCTTACTCATCGCATTGTTCTTGCTTTATCAACAATTTGGTACTTTGAATATTCAGTACATTGTTGAAAATGCAGCGACGGTTATGACACAAAGCTCATCATTGTCGATCTGGACAGCATTGATGTTGTTCTTGGGTGCAGCGGGTAAATCAGCGCAAATTCCATTACAAACTTGGTTAGCTGATGCGATGGCTGGTCCTACGCCAGTATCTGCATTGATCCACGCTGCAACAATGGTTACAGCGGGTGTGTACTTATGCTGCCGTATGTTCTCTGTGATGGAAATGGCACCAGAAGTAATGCAGTTCATCTCGATTACAGGTGCTGTGACTTTGCTGGTTGCTGGCTTTGCCGCATTGGTGCAAACCGATATCAAACGTATCTTGGCTTACTCAACCATGAGTCAGCTCGGTTATATGTTTATGGCAGTGGGTGCTGAAGCATACCAAGCTGGTTTATTCCACATGTTGGCTCACGCATTCTTCAAAGCGTTATTGTTCCTTTCGTCAGGTGCAGTGATTCTTGCATGTCATCACGAACAAAACATTTTCAAAATGGGTGGATTACGTCACAAGATTCCATTCGTATTCTGGTGTTTTGTAATCGGTGGTGGCGCATTGGCAGCACTTCCAATCGTGACCGTTGGCTTTTTCTCTAAAGATGCGATCTTGGGTGCAGTCTATGCACAGTCTACAATTGCAAATCTTCCGCTTTACAATACGTTGTATTGGGTGGGTGTTGCGGGTGCATTCTTAACGTCTATCTATACTTTCCGTTTAATTTGGGTGGTATTCTTTGGCGAAGAAAAAACCCATGCACATGCGATTCATGGCGTCACTTACTGGGGTCCACTTGCGATTCTTGCTACGTTATCAACAGGTATCGGCTACTTCCTGCAAGCGCCAGTTGCAAAATTATTGACTGCGGCAAGCATTCCAAGTTTTGTTGTTCCTGAGAGCTTAGAAGCAGCTGTTGCACATGCTGAACATTTAGCAAGTGGTGTTGCCCTTGCTGGTTTAGCTGTGGGTATCTTCTTGTTTGCTTTTGCATACGGTGCAGTAAAAGCTTTTGCTCAAACATCTTTGGGTTCAGGTTTAGCGCACATTTGCCGTACAGCATTTGGTTTCGATGCTTTGTATGACATCGTATTTGTAAAACCTTATTTATTGATTGCGAAAATTTTAGGTCGTGATCCAGTTGACGGTTTATGGTTAGTACTCCCTGCAATTGTGAAGGGTGGTAATAGCTTTACAAGTTCGCGTCAAACAGGTTCATTACGTGAATACGCTTCAAGCATGTCACTCGGTGTAGTGGTGTTATTGATGATCTTGATCGTGATTCAGGTTGTGGGGAAATAA